In Dioscorea cayenensis subsp. rotundata cultivar TDr96_F1 chromosome 9, TDr96_F1_v2_PseudoChromosome.rev07_lg8_w22 25.fasta, whole genome shotgun sequence, a genomic segment contains:
- the LOC120268317 gene encoding eukaryotic translation initiation factor 3 subunit F has protein sequence MASSKQTVLPFLPSSAGFTARIHPVVLFNICDCYVRRPDQAERVIGTLLGSVSPDGTVEIRNTYAVPHSEPGDQVAIDVDYHHNMYASHQKVNPKEVIVGWFSTGLGVSGRSALIHEFYSREVTNPVHLTVDTGFTDGEASIKAYISINLSLGDRQLAAQFQEIPLDFRMVEAEQVGFDILKTTMVDKLPNDLEGMEASMERLLALIDDVYKYVDGVVEGNVAPDNNNGRLISDALSSIPKMSPAVFDKVFNDKIQDNLALVYLSSLTRTQLSIAEKLNTAAQIL, from the exons ATGGCGTCGAGCAAGCAGACAGTGCTGCCGTTCTTGCCCTCGTCGGCGGGATTCACCGCTAGGATCCACCCCGTCGTCCTCTTCAACATCTGTGATTGCTATGTCAGGCGGCCTGACCAAGCGGAGCGAGTCATCGGCACTCTCCTCGGCTCCGTCTCTCCTGATGGCACCGTGGAAATCAGGAACACCTATGCCGTGCCCCATAGTGAGCCTGGTGACCAG GTTGCCATAGATGTTGACTATCATCATAACATGTATGCCTCCCATCAGAAGGTGAACCCTAAGGAAGTCATTGTTGGATG GTTTTCGACTGGTCTTGGTGTGTCAGGCAGGAGTGCATTGATTCATGAGTTCTATTCCAGAGAAGTCACAAATCCTGTTCATCTTACTGTGGATACTGGATTCACAGATGGGGAGGCCTCCATCAAAGCATATATTTCCATTAATTTGTCTCTGGGTGATCGACAACTTGCAGCTCAATTTCAGGAGATCCCTCTGGATTTCCGTATGGTTGAagccgaacaagttggat TTGACATTTTGAAAACCACAATGGTCGATAAACTTCCCAATGATCTAGAAGGAATGGAAGCTTCAATGGAGCGTTTGCTTGCCCTAATTGATGATGTCTATAAATATGTGGATGGTGTTGTT GAAGGTAATGTGGCTCCGGATAACAACAATGGGAGACTCATTTCTGATGCATTGTCTTCAATTCCGAAAATGTCTCCAGCTGTTTTCGACAAAGTTTTCAATGATAAAATACAA GACAATCTTGCGTTGGTTTATTTGTCAAGTCTTACACGGACACAACTCAGCATTGCAGAGAAGTTGAACACAGCGGCACAGATCTTGTAA
- the LOC120269496 gene encoding WUSCHEL-related homeobox 9-like, with protein MDGEVEAAVMVSGGVKCGRWNPTAEQVKVLMDLFKAGLRTPSTEEIQSITTHLSSYGKIESKNVFYWFQNHKARERHHKKRRRGATPATSPVLTAPTKREAKNHEQVMVWEQQERKIETLELFPLKSYDLEVEKMKVKSSSVVPLPFFDAGRDLLLDLRLSFL; from the exons atggaTGGAGAGGTGGAAGCTGCAGTGATGGTGTCAGGAGGAGTTAAGTGTGGACGTTGGAATCCAACTGCTGAGCAAGTGAAGGTGCTCATGGATCTCTTCAAGGCTGGATTGAGAACTCCAAGCACTGAAGAGATTCAGAGCATCACTACTCATCTCAGTTCTTATGGAAAGATAGAGAGTAAGAATGTTTTCTATTGGTTTCAAAACCATAAAGCACGTGAACGTCACCATAAGAAACGCCGCCGAGGAGCAACTCCGGCCACTTCTCCGGTGCTCACTGCTCCTACTAAAAGAGAAGCTAAAA ATCATGAACAAGTGATGGTGTGGgagcaacaagaaagaaagattgagaCTTTGGAGTTGTTTCCATTGAAGTCTTATGACTTGGAAGTGGAGAAGATGAAGGTCAAATCCTCTTCAGTTGTACCATTACCTTTCTTTGATGCTGGGAGAGATTTACTACTTGATTTGCGATTGAGCTTCttataa